One Variibacter gotjawalensis genomic window, GTTTGTTCCCGGGCGCCGGCGGCACGCAACGCGTCGCCCGCATGATCCCGCCGCAGGATGCTCTGCAGTTCCTGCTCAAGGGGGATCACCTCAAGGCCGACAAGGCGAAGGCGCTGAAGCTCATCGACGCCGTCGTTCCGGCCGCCGATCTCATCAAGGCCGCCAAGGAGTGGATCAAGGCCGGCGGCAAAGCCGTGAAGCCGTGGGACGAGAAGGGCTTCAAGTTGCCCGGCGGGGCGGTTTACTCGAAGGGCGGCATGATGACGTTCCCGCCTGCCAACGCGATCTATCGCCGCGAAACTTACGACAACTATCCGGCCGCCAAGGCGATCCTGCAGTGCGTGTTCGAAGGCATTCAGGTTCCGATGGATCTCGGCCTGAAGATCGAGGCGCGCTACTTTACGAAGATCATTTCGAGCCCGCAGGCCGCGAATATGATCCGCAGCCTGTTCGTCTCCCTGCAGGAGCTCAACAAGGGCGCACGCCGTCCCGAAAACATCCCGCCGAAGAAGATCGCCAAGGTCGGCATCATCGGCGCGGGCCTGATGGGCGCGGGCATTGCTTACTCGTCGGCGGCCGGTGGCCTCGACGTCGTGCTCATCGATCGCGATCAGGCGAGCGCCGACAAAGGCAAGGCCTACACCGACAAGATCGTGTCGGGGCAGATCGCCAAGGGCCGCGCGAGCGAAGCGCAGAAGGCGGCACTGCTCGGCAAGATCACGGCGACGCCGGACTACGATGCGCTCAAGGGCTGCGACCTCGTCATCGAGGCCGTGTTTGAAGACCGCAAGGTCAAGCAGGAAGCCTACGCCAAAGCCGGCGCAGTGCTGCCCGACAACCTGATCTTCGGCTCGAACACCTCAACGCTGCCGATCACCTCGCTGGCGAAGGACTACAAGAAGCCCGAGAACTTTATCGGCATTCACTTCTTCTCGCCGGTCGACAAGATGATGCTCGTCGAGATCATCATGGGTGAGAAGACGTCCGACGAGGCGCTCGCGGTCGCGCTCGATTACGTGCGCGCGATCAAGAAGACGCCGATCGTCGTCAACGACTCGCGCGGCTTCTACACCTCGCGTGTTGTCGGAACTTATATCGGCGAAGGCCACCGCATGCTGGCGGATGGCATCCCGGCCGCGATGATCGAGAATGTCGGCAAGATGGCTGGCATGCCGGTCGGCCCGCTCGCACTCAACGATGAAGTCGCCATCGATCTCTCGCTGAAGATCCTCAAGGCGACCGAAGCCGACGGCGGCGCCAACGCGGTCGACGCGGACGAGAAGCTGCTCCTCACCGACATGGTGGAGAAGCGTGGTCGCTTCGGGCGCAAGAACGGCAAGGGCTTCTACGACTATCCCGAAAAGGGACCGAAGAAGCTGTGGCCGGGCATCTCGGAGCTGCAGAAGAAGACGCTATCGGCTGACGAACTCGATGCACTGGGTCCCGACTTCGTGGAGGAACAGAAG contains:
- a CDS encoding 3-hydroxyacyl-CoA dehydrogenase NAD-binding domain-containing protein codes for the protein MTNYTNFKVETDADGIALITWDMPGRSMNVIDEKVMQELAAIVDQVAADTNIKGAVVTSAKEAFSAGADLTMLETLGANAMKIGKEKGPQAATEAIFEWSQRLNGIYRKLETSGKPWVAALNGLAMGGGFELALACHYRVASDNPKLRVGLPEVKVGLFPGAGGTQRVARMIPPQDALQFLLKGDHLKADKAKALKLIDAVVPAADLIKAAKEWIKAGGKAVKPWDEKGFKLPGGAVYSKGGMMTFPPANAIYRRETYDNYPAAKAILQCVFEGIQVPMDLGLKIEARYFTKIISSPQAANMIRSLFVSLQELNKGARRPENIPPKKIAKVGIIGAGLMGAGIAYSSAAGGLDVVLIDRDQASADKGKAYTDKIVSGQIAKGRASEAQKAALLGKITATPDYDALKGCDLVIEAVFEDRKVKQEAYAKAGAVLPDNLIFGSNTSTLPITSLAKDYKKPENFIGIHFFSPVDKMMLVEIIMGEKTSDEALAVALDYVRAIKKTPIVVNDSRGFYTSRVVGTYIGEGHRMLADGIPAAMIENVGKMAGMPVGPLALNDEVAIDLSLKILKATEADGGANAVDADEKLLLTDMVEKRGRFGRKNGKGFYDYPEKGPKKLWPGISELQKKTLSADELDALGPDFVEEQKHRLLVIQALETARCFEEKVLTDVREGDIGSILGFGYAPWSGGTLSYIDLMGTKKFVALCEKLAEKYGPRFAPSKLLLEMAKTDDRFYRRFAPVKQKQAAA